The following DNA comes from Fibrobacter sp. UWH6.
CGTCATTTCGTTGTCGTTTTTTTATTTTTGATAAAAAGGGGCTTGATGTCATAAAGGTCCCGCAAACTGTTTAACAGGAATTTGGAAAATGGAATTCACTCTTGAAGAAATGCGTGGCCAGCTGGCCAAATTAGAAACGAGAATTTCTGCCGCTTGCGAAAAGGCTGGACGTTCCCGTGAATCCGTGCTTCTGGTTTGGGTGAGCAAGTTCCATCCGGCCGAAGCTGTAGAAAACGCAATTGCCCTGGGCGCAAAGGTCTTTGGCGAAAACCGCGTGCAGGAAGCCGAAACCAAGTTCAGCGAACGCCGCATCGCTCTCGATGGTTCGACCGTGCAGTGCCACGTCATCGGTCCTGTTCAGAGCAACAAGTTGAAGAAAGCCGCCATCGTTGCCGACTGCATTCACTCCATCGCAAACATGGAAGCCGTTGAAAAGTTGGAGAAGGTTTGTGCTGGTCTCGCCGATGCCGCTCACCCCGAAGGCAAAACTCTGGAAATTCTCTTCCAGGTGAATGCCGGCGAAGAAGAAACCAAGAGCGGTCTGGACGTTGCCAATGCGGATGCTTTCCTGGCCGAACTTGAAAAAGTCGCGGGCGCCTGTGGCCCTGACGGCAAGAGCGAAAAATTCCCTCACCTGAGATTCCGCGGTCTCATGACCATCGGCAAGAACACGGGTGTAGCCGAAGATTCCCGCGAGTGCTTTGCTTTCCTCCGCAATCTCCAGCAGAAGTACCTGGCTCGCGGCGGCGTATTCGCTGCATTCGATCAGCTGTCTATGGGCATGACCGGCGACCTGGAAGTCGCCATTGAAGAAGGCTCCACCATGATCCGCGTAGGCACAGCCCTCTTCGGCGAACGCGACTACAGCAAGCCCGTTAACGATCCTGTGTAATTAGAAATGTATTTTGTGTTAATTGCGATAGTTGTTTTTGGCGTCCTGTTGTTGCTTGTCTCTCCAAAACAAGAAAAACGAGAGCGGGTTAAACGACGTGATTTCGTTCAACGACAAAAATTCCA
Coding sequences within:
- a CDS encoding YggS family pyridoxal phosphate-dependent enzyme, which translates into the protein MEFTLEEMRGQLAKLETRISAACEKAGRSRESVLLVWVSKFHPAEAVENAIALGAKVFGENRVQEAETKFSERRIALDGSTVQCHVIGPVQSNKLKKAAIVADCIHSIANMEAVEKLEKVCAGLADAAHPEGKTLEILFQVNAGEEETKSGLDVANADAFLAELEKVAGACGPDGKSEKFPHLRFRGLMTIGKNTGVAEDSRECFAFLRNLQQKYLARGGVFAAFDQLSMGMTGDLEVAIEEGSTMIRVGTALFGERDYSKPVNDPV